In Episyrphus balteatus chromosome 4, idEpiBalt1.1, whole genome shotgun sequence, the sequence aaaaatcttGCACCTGATATACCACTTTTATAGGGAAAGTTTGCTGCGTATCCTTTCCCTGTAGCAAGACCACAATTTTCGCTTTTACCAGTTCCAGGAAAAAATCCTGGTTCACACTGATGAAAGGAAAGTGTAAATACTCGTTTTGTTGTTTCAAAAGCCTCTTCCACACCGTCACCATGATGAACGTCCAGATCAATATAAATGATCCTATCGAATTTTGTTCTCAGTTCAAGAATTCCTAATACAATATCATTAACGTAACAATATCCTCCGGCTTTATCTCGATGTGCATGATGCCAACCACCATTCCAATTAATAACAATATCAGCCGATCCTCGACAAAGTTCATCACAGGCAGTAATTGTAGCTCCGGCTATAGTTGTGGCATAATTGATAATTCCCCCCCAAGTTGGACAATCATAACCTAATCCAAAATCTTCACTTTCTGAATTATCTAATTCACTTTCATCACCGTGCGCATCAGAGCATTTCttaagaaattttaagtaaTCTTCAGAATGAAAATTTCTCAAATCAGAGAGTTTGCATATTTTTGGAATAAGAATGTCCATGTGGGACAAAAGTCCATATGATTTGATTAATGAGTGAACCATACTAGCTCGGTTCTGAACAGCTGGATTTTTGTTGCTTTCTGCAATCAAATTCTCACTGTAAACATatttaattgacatttttgaTAGAATTTGAACAACAAACTAAACGAATATGTAAACAGAtttaaagcagaaacacaatcacacTTTGCCAAAGGcatcgacaaactataccaagactggaaactttcgtacgtctcaC encodes:
- the LOC129918490 gene encoding histone deacetylase 8-like isoform X1; the protein is MSIKYVYSENLIAESNKNPAVQNRASMVHSLIKSYGLLSHMDILIPKICKLSDLRNFHSEDYLKFLKKCSDAHGDESELDNSESEDFGLGYDCPTWGGIINYATTIAGATITACDELCRGSADIVINWNGGWHHAHRDKAGGYCYVNDIVLGILELRTKFDRIIYIDLDVHHGDGVEEAFETTKRVFTLSFHQCEPGFFPGTGKSENCGLATGKGYAANFPYKSGISGARFFNYFKKTISLIMDTYKPQVCVIQCGGDALAGDPLGNSNLYPKDLIECIKFVMEFKLPLVLLGGGGYNFVNTSRYWTEITAAVCNKELDDDIPDENEFFLDYGPDYTIQIQKSRREDLNSDEYMEECVKSIQENIKKYNVMSV
- the LOC129918490 gene encoding histone deacetylase 8-like isoform X2, which gives rise to MSIKYVYSENLIAESNKNPAVQNRASMVHSLIKSYGLLSHMDILIPKICKLSDLRNFHSEDYLKFLKKCSDAHGDESELDNSESEDFGLGYDCPTWGGIINYATTIAGATITACDELCRGSADIVINWNGGWHHAHRDKAGGYCYVNDIVLGILELRTKFDRIIYIDLDVHHGDGVEEAFETTKRVFTLSFHQCEPGFFPGTGKSENCGLATGKGYAANFPYKSGISVCVIQCGGDALAGDPLGNSNLYPKDLIECIKFVMEFKLPLVLLGGGGYNFVNTSRYWTEITAAVCNKELDDDIPDENEFFLDYGPDYTIQIQKSRREDLNSDEYMEECVKSIQENIKKYNVMSV